The Sylvia atricapilla isolate bSylAtr1 chromosome 10, bSylAtr1.pri, whole genome shotgun sequence genome contains a region encoding:
- the HPS3 gene encoding BLOC-2 complex member HPS3 isoform X1, producing MVQLYNLHPFGSQRVVPCKQEPAHFCCGQDVLFVASTAASCRVEVFAVCEQGRCEALGSFATLGPVLRMAHSSAGDYLVTIEEKSKATFLRAYTNWRCMSAGSSRVCVRMVGHKMEESYSETLKEQMSVVEMPLSDPPLCISCCPVNGDLLVGCKNKLVMFCLKYRVINQNLTVLDFERSLILHIDNIIPTEVAFCARHIAITTELDVLILKLELVQQSADRTEQCTQGVSAPEKAVDGGVKDESPSTHPLQLELDEFIICQKPVELLGEESKLCEIPVTLESTELPTEDTKHFQVQYLLFRRFAPDQSPFGFCEEIKLHSVQLLPVYQTGLSATACEETENKRKLLSLFCFFSLPHVGYLYSIGNLVELISTYQYSEKSEQAVLTPQFLHVITSQNLQCFTVRCSAAAARGEDPYIDTTVKACPPVTLDVCTLRMQLFIGPRAICHFRNHIILLTKADTEDITERRKPTRRMLSRKADSIKSRTKSESEPGWNLYIINTVSTIQLYKEMVDYSRTYENVKTESCIHLLSEAHLLVRAAIMDPYFLKSDEKEDLLRAFRESCAFLGDCYSRFDTKDYHLALPYYRMSGLSMTEVLKRLVSEGDEIQTYERGFIFYLTHSLNEDSSEELSKESGNKVLQIFYFTDPVQLPHILCSPSMRNVCPLTAVKYLQKVEKMMPSVVLTLTKAFLALKMGDLTMYEREMDSYKETTLACGFIGQPRLLQQRTEGIVMPTEFAVHLKEMQPGLLVAATVALHENSKIELEEADTFFKMLCNSSENTIPQLLVDFWEALLVVSSQEEILQELLLRVTSQYVWRISRKQLPETKPLKTTEDLINSCSHFGLIVPWVTSIMSVGCSSDKDYHEDISRLQSLLCSQSINIASALPFLEPLTEADNVGLTICVLCNTRLGKYEEAIDQLLRRCPDAVVFYAQHELKGDNQALWWNKLLPELCKRTRLTGNDCRVLISSLKETLSIVAMELELRDFLSLLPEDGTAAFFLPHLLHCSQKKLLT from the exons ATGGTGCAGCTTTACAATCTGCACCCGTTCGGATCGCAGCGAGTAGTGCCCTGCAAGCAAGAACCGGCGCACTTCTGCTGCGGCCAAGATGTTCTGTTCGTGGCCAGCACGGCGGCCAGCTGCAGGGTGGAGGTGTTCGCCGTGTGCGAGCAGGGCCGCTGCGAGGCCCTGGGCTCCTTCGCCACGCTGGGTCCGGTACTGCGCATGGCGCACAGCTCGGCAG GAGACTATCTGGTGAcaattgaagaaaaaagcaaagcaacttTCCTAAGAGCATATACGAACTGGAGATGCATGTCTGCAGGGAGCTCTCGCGTGTGTGTTCGGATGGTTGGTCACAAGATGGAAGAGTCATACAGTGAAACCTTAAAAGAACAGATGTCAGTTGTTGAAATGCCACTTTCAGATCCTCCACTGTGCATTTCGTGCTGTCCTGTGAATGGAGATCTCCTTGTGggctgcaaaaataaattggtCATGTTCTGTTTGAAGTACCGGGTCATAAACCAGAATTTGACTGTGTTAGATTTTGAACGATCCTTAATTTTGCACATTGATAACATCATTCCTACTGAAGTTGCATTTTGTGCCAGACATATAGCCATAACAACAGAGCTGGATGTTCTAATCCTGAAACTGGAACTGGTCCAGCAAAGTGCAGACAGGACAGAGCAATGTACTCAGGGAGTCAGTGCaccagaaaaggctgtggatggAG GTGTGAAAGATGAAAGTCCTTCAACACATCCTTTACAGCTTGAATTAGATGAGTTCATCATATGTCAGAAGCCTGTGGAACTGCTTGGGGAAGAAAGTAAGCTGTGTGAGATACCCGTCACACTGGAGTCCACAGAGTTACCTACAGAAGACACAAAGCACTTCCAAGTGCAATATCTGCTTTTTAG ACGTTTTGCACCTGACCAGTCaccttttgggttttgtgaAGAAATAAAGTTGCACTCTGTTCAACTGCTTCCTGTGTACCAGACAG GACTTTCTGCAACAGCCTGTGAGGAAACTGAGAACAAGAGAAAGCTTCTGagtctcttctgctttttctctttaccTCATGTTGGATATCTCTACTCTATTGGGAATTTAGTAGAACTAATTTCTACTTATCAATATTCGGAGAAGTCAGAGCAGGCAGTCCTCACTCCACAGTTCCTGCATGTCATTACAAG TCAGAACTTGCAGTGTTTCACAGTGCgatgcagtgcagcagcagctcgtGGTGAGGATCCATATATTGACACGACTGTGAAG GCTTGTCCACCTGTCACACTGGATGTCTGTACATTAAGAATGCAGCTTTTTATAGGACCAAGAGCTATCTGTCATTTCAGAAACCATATAATTCTTTTGACTAAGGCAGACACAGAAGATATTACTGAAAGAAGAAAGCCTACAAGAAGGATGCT TTCCAGAAAGGCTGACAGCATCAAATCCAGAACAAAATCTGAGTCAGAGCCTGGTTGgaatttatatattataaacACTGTTTCAACAATTCAGCTTTACAAAGAAATG GTAGATTATAGTAGAACCtatgaaaatgttaaaactgAGAGCTGCATCCATCTTCTAAGTGAGGCTCACTTACTGGTCAGAGCGGCTATAATGGACCCTTATTTCCTTAAATCAGATGAGAAGGAAGATCTTCTAAGAGCATTCAGAGAAAGTTGTGCCTTTTTAGGAGACTGCTACAGCAG GTTTGACACAAAGGATTACCACCTTGCTTTGCCATACTACAGAATGTCAGGTTTATCCATGACTGAAGTTTTAAAGAGACTAGTTTCAGAAGGTGATGAAATACAGACATATGAGAGAGGATTTATATTTTACTTAACTCATTCTCTTAATGAAGACTCAAGTGAAGAATTAAGCAAG GAATCAGGAAATAAAGTTCTGCAGATATTCTATTTCACGGACCCTGTGCAGCTGCCTCATATCCTTTGTAGTCCCAGCATGAGAAACGTATGTCCTTTGACAGCTGTGAAGTATCTTCAGAAAGTAGAAAAGATGATGCCATCAGTGGTCCTGACACTTACTAAGGCTTTCTTGGCTTTGAAAATGGGAGACCTGACAATGTATGAACGTGAAATGGACTCCTATAAGGAG ACAACGCTGGCTTGTGGCTTTATTGGGCAACCACGACTCCTGCAGCAGCGTACGGAAGGAATTGTTATGCCAACTGAGTTTGCTGTTCACCTGAAGGAGATGCAGCCTGGTTTATTGGTGGCTGCCACTGTGGCTTTACATGAGAACAGTAAAATTGAACTAGAAGAAGCAGATACCTTTTTCAAG aTGTTGTGTAATAGCAGTGAAAACACTattccccagctcctggtggaTTTTTGGGAAGCTCTTCTTGTAGTGTCCTCTCAGGAAGAAATACTTCAGGAGCTCCTATTGAGGGTTACTTCTCAGTATGTTTGGAGAATATCAAGGAAGCAACTTCCTGAGACTAAGCCATTGAAAACAACAGAAGATCTA ATAAACTCCTGTAGTCATTTTGGGTTGATTGTCCCATGGGTAACTTCCATAATGTCTGTGGGATGTTCATCTGACAAAGATTACCATGAGGACATCTCAAGGCTACAG TCTCTTTTATGCAGTCAGTCAATCAATATAGCTTCAGCTCTCCCTTTTTTGGAGCCCCTGACAGAGGCTGACAATGTTGGCCTCACCATCTGTGTTCTCTGTAATACCCGTCTGGGCAAGTATGAGGAAGCCATCGACCAGCTTCTCAGAAGGTGTCCTGATGCAGTTGTGTTCTATGCTCAGCATGAGCTGAAAGGTGACAATCAG GCTCTGTGGTGGAACAAGCTGCTTCCTGAGCTTTGCAAGAGAACTAGACTTACTGGAAATGACTGCCGTGTTCTTATTTCATCACTGAAAG aaaCTTTATCAATTGTTGCAATGGAGCTGGAGCTAAGAGATTTCCTCAGTCTTCTACCAGAGGATGgaactgcagcattttttctGCCACATCTTCTTCACTGCAGCCAGAAGAAGCTTCTGACCTAA
- the HPS3 gene encoding BLOC-2 complex member HPS3 isoform X2 — translation MVQLYNLHPFGSQRVVPCKQEPAHFCCGQDVLFVASTAASCRVEVFAVCEQGRCEALGSFATLGPVLRMAHSSAGDYLVTIEEKSKATFLRAYTNWRCMSAGSSRVCVRMVGHKMEESYSETLKEQMSVVEMPLSDPPLCISCCPVNGDLLVGCKNKLVMFCLKYRVINQNLTVLDFERSLILHIDNIIPTEVAFCARHIAITTELDVLILKLELVQQSADRTEQCTQGVSAPEKAVDGGVKDESPSTHPLQLELDEFIICQKPVELLGEESKLCEIPVTLESTELPTEDTKHFQVQYLLFRRFAPDQSPFGFCEEIKLHSVQLLPVYQTGLSATACEETENKRKLLSLFCFFSLPHVGYLYSIGNLVELISTYQYSEKSEQAVLTPQFLHVITSQNLQCFTVRCSAAAARGEDPYIDTTVKVDYSRTYENVKTESCIHLLSEAHLLVRAAIMDPYFLKSDEKEDLLRAFRESCAFLGDCYSRFDTKDYHLALPYYRMSGLSMTEVLKRLVSEGDEIQTYERGFIFYLTHSLNEDSSEELSKESGNKVLQIFYFTDPVQLPHILCSPSMRNVCPLTAVKYLQKVEKMMPSVVLTLTKAFLALKMGDLTMYEREMDSYKETTLACGFIGQPRLLQQRTEGIVMPTEFAVHLKEMQPGLLVAATVALHENSKIELEEADTFFKMLCNSSENTIPQLLVDFWEALLVVSSQEEILQELLLRVTSQYVWRISRKQLPETKPLKTTEDLINSCSHFGLIVPWVTSIMSVGCSSDKDYHEDISRLQSLLCSQSINIASALPFLEPLTEADNVGLTICVLCNTRLGKYEEAIDQLLRRCPDAVVFYAQHELKGDNQALWWNKLLPELCKRTRLTGNDCRVLISSLKETLSIVAMELELRDFLSLLPEDGTAAFFLPHLLHCSQKKLLT, via the exons ATGGTGCAGCTTTACAATCTGCACCCGTTCGGATCGCAGCGAGTAGTGCCCTGCAAGCAAGAACCGGCGCACTTCTGCTGCGGCCAAGATGTTCTGTTCGTGGCCAGCACGGCGGCCAGCTGCAGGGTGGAGGTGTTCGCCGTGTGCGAGCAGGGCCGCTGCGAGGCCCTGGGCTCCTTCGCCACGCTGGGTCCGGTACTGCGCATGGCGCACAGCTCGGCAG GAGACTATCTGGTGAcaattgaagaaaaaagcaaagcaacttTCCTAAGAGCATATACGAACTGGAGATGCATGTCTGCAGGGAGCTCTCGCGTGTGTGTTCGGATGGTTGGTCACAAGATGGAAGAGTCATACAGTGAAACCTTAAAAGAACAGATGTCAGTTGTTGAAATGCCACTTTCAGATCCTCCACTGTGCATTTCGTGCTGTCCTGTGAATGGAGATCTCCTTGTGggctgcaaaaataaattggtCATGTTCTGTTTGAAGTACCGGGTCATAAACCAGAATTTGACTGTGTTAGATTTTGAACGATCCTTAATTTTGCACATTGATAACATCATTCCTACTGAAGTTGCATTTTGTGCCAGACATATAGCCATAACAACAGAGCTGGATGTTCTAATCCTGAAACTGGAACTGGTCCAGCAAAGTGCAGACAGGACAGAGCAATGTACTCAGGGAGTCAGTGCaccagaaaaggctgtggatggAG GTGTGAAAGATGAAAGTCCTTCAACACATCCTTTACAGCTTGAATTAGATGAGTTCATCATATGTCAGAAGCCTGTGGAACTGCTTGGGGAAGAAAGTAAGCTGTGTGAGATACCCGTCACACTGGAGTCCACAGAGTTACCTACAGAAGACACAAAGCACTTCCAAGTGCAATATCTGCTTTTTAG ACGTTTTGCACCTGACCAGTCaccttttgggttttgtgaAGAAATAAAGTTGCACTCTGTTCAACTGCTTCCTGTGTACCAGACAG GACTTTCTGCAACAGCCTGTGAGGAAACTGAGAACAAGAGAAAGCTTCTGagtctcttctgctttttctctttaccTCATGTTGGATATCTCTACTCTATTGGGAATTTAGTAGAACTAATTTCTACTTATCAATATTCGGAGAAGTCAGAGCAGGCAGTCCTCACTCCACAGTTCCTGCATGTCATTACAAG TCAGAACTTGCAGTGTTTCACAGTGCgatgcagtgcagcagcagctcgtGGTGAGGATCCATATATTGACACGACTGTGAAG GTAGATTATAGTAGAACCtatgaaaatgttaaaactgAGAGCTGCATCCATCTTCTAAGTGAGGCTCACTTACTGGTCAGAGCGGCTATAATGGACCCTTATTTCCTTAAATCAGATGAGAAGGAAGATCTTCTAAGAGCATTCAGAGAAAGTTGTGCCTTTTTAGGAGACTGCTACAGCAG GTTTGACACAAAGGATTACCACCTTGCTTTGCCATACTACAGAATGTCAGGTTTATCCATGACTGAAGTTTTAAAGAGACTAGTTTCAGAAGGTGATGAAATACAGACATATGAGAGAGGATTTATATTTTACTTAACTCATTCTCTTAATGAAGACTCAAGTGAAGAATTAAGCAAG GAATCAGGAAATAAAGTTCTGCAGATATTCTATTTCACGGACCCTGTGCAGCTGCCTCATATCCTTTGTAGTCCCAGCATGAGAAACGTATGTCCTTTGACAGCTGTGAAGTATCTTCAGAAAGTAGAAAAGATGATGCCATCAGTGGTCCTGACACTTACTAAGGCTTTCTTGGCTTTGAAAATGGGAGACCTGACAATGTATGAACGTGAAATGGACTCCTATAAGGAG ACAACGCTGGCTTGTGGCTTTATTGGGCAACCACGACTCCTGCAGCAGCGTACGGAAGGAATTGTTATGCCAACTGAGTTTGCTGTTCACCTGAAGGAGATGCAGCCTGGTTTATTGGTGGCTGCCACTGTGGCTTTACATGAGAACAGTAAAATTGAACTAGAAGAAGCAGATACCTTTTTCAAG aTGTTGTGTAATAGCAGTGAAAACACTattccccagctcctggtggaTTTTTGGGAAGCTCTTCTTGTAGTGTCCTCTCAGGAAGAAATACTTCAGGAGCTCCTATTGAGGGTTACTTCTCAGTATGTTTGGAGAATATCAAGGAAGCAACTTCCTGAGACTAAGCCATTGAAAACAACAGAAGATCTA ATAAACTCCTGTAGTCATTTTGGGTTGATTGTCCCATGGGTAACTTCCATAATGTCTGTGGGATGTTCATCTGACAAAGATTACCATGAGGACATCTCAAGGCTACAG TCTCTTTTATGCAGTCAGTCAATCAATATAGCTTCAGCTCTCCCTTTTTTGGAGCCCCTGACAGAGGCTGACAATGTTGGCCTCACCATCTGTGTTCTCTGTAATACCCGTCTGGGCAAGTATGAGGAAGCCATCGACCAGCTTCTCAGAAGGTGTCCTGATGCAGTTGTGTTCTATGCTCAGCATGAGCTGAAAGGTGACAATCAG GCTCTGTGGTGGAACAAGCTGCTTCCTGAGCTTTGCAAGAGAACTAGACTTACTGGAAATGACTGCCGTGTTCTTATTTCATCACTGAAAG aaaCTTTATCAATTGTTGCAATGGAGCTGGAGCTAAGAGATTTCCTCAGTCTTCTACCAGAGGATGgaactgcagcattttttctGCCACATCTTCTTCACTGCAGCCAGAAGAAGCTTCTGACCTAA
- the LOC136365708 gene encoding tubulin alpha-3 chain-like, which produces MGRGDDSFNTFFSETGAGKHVPRAVFVDLEPTVVDEVRTGTYRQLFHPEQLITGKEDAANNYARGHYTIGKEIVDLVLDRIRKLADLCTGLQGFLIFHSFGGGTGSGFASLLMERLSVDYGKKSKLEFAIYPAPQVSTAVVEPYNSILTTHTTLEHSDCAFMVDNEAIYDICRRNLDIGRPTYTNLNRLIGQIVSSITASLRFDGALNVDLTEFQTNLVPYPRIHFPLVTYAPIISAEKAYHEQLSVAEITHACFEPANQMVKCDPRHGKYMACCMLYRGDVVPKDVNAAIATIKTKRTIQFVDWCPTGFKVGINYQPPTVVPGADLAKVQRAVCMLSNTTAIAEAWARLDHKFDLMYTKRAFVHWYVGEGMEEGEFSEAREDLAALEKDYEEVGLDSVEAEAEEGDEY; this is translated from the exons ATGGGACGTGGAGATGATTCATTTAACACTTTCTTCAGTGAGACGGGAGCTGGTAAACATGTTCCAAGAGCAGTGTTTGTAGACCTAGAGCCAACCGTAGTTG aTGAAGTACGTACAGGCACGTATAGGCAGTTATTCCATCCTGAGCAGCTCATTACTGGGAAAGAAGATGCAGCCAATAATTATGCCAGAGGCCATTATACCATTGGAAAAGAGATTGTTGATCTAGTGCTAGACCGCATTCGCAAACTG GCTGATCTGTGCACAGGGCTGCAAGGCTTCCTCATCTTCCATAGTTTTGGAGGAGGCACTGGTTCAGGGTTTGCATCACTGCTCATGGAAAGGCTGTCTGTTGACTATGGCAAGAAATCTAAACTAGAGTTTGCCATTTATCCAGCACCACAAGTTTCCACTGCTGTAGTGGAACCCTACAACTCAATTCTAACTACCCACACAACATTAGAGCATTCAGATTGTGCCTTTATGGTAGATAATGAAGCCATTTACGATATATGTCGTCGTAACCTGGACATTGGCCGTCCTACTTACACCAATTTAAACCGATTAATTGGGCAAATTGTTTCGTCCATCACAGCCTCACTACGTTTTGATGGAGCCCTCAATGTAGATCTGACAGAATTTCAAACTAACCTGGTTCCATACCCACGAATCCATTTCCCCTTGGTAACATATGCCCCTATCATCTCCGCTGAAAAAGCATATCATGAGCAGTTATCTGTGGCTGAAATTACCCACGCTTGCTTTGAACCAGCCAACCAGATGGTCAAATGTGACCCTCGCCATGGCAAGTACATGGCCTGTTGCATGTTATACAGAGGCGATGTTGTGCCCAAAGATGTCAATGCAGCCATTGCCACTATCAAGACTAAACGTACCATTCAGTTTGTGGATTGGTGTCCAACTGGATTCAAG gTGGGCATTAACTACCAGCCTCCAACTGTGGTGCCTGGTGCTGATCTTGCCAAGGTGCAGCGGGCTGTGTGTATGCTGAGTAACACAACTGCTATTGCAGAAGCATGGGCTCGGCTTGACCACAAATTTGATCTCATGTATACTAAGCGTGCCTTTGTGCACTGGTATGttggggaggggatggaggaaGGAGAATTTTCTGAAGCCCGGGAAGACCTGGCTGCACTTGAGAAAGATTATGAAGAAGTTGGCCTAGACTCAGTAGAAGCAGAGGCTGAAGAAGGAGATGAATACTGA